The following nucleotide sequence is from Alkalihalobacillus sp. LMS39.
TGAGCTTGTTTTGTTTCTGATTCTCCAACATGAATCACAAATTGCTGAACTCTGTCCATCGGTTGAGCTAATTCTAATCCTTGTTGAATAAGTGACAGCGATTTTGTTCCATCATCATAGTTCACATGTAAGTTCGGAATCGGCATAACCGATTGTTTTTGATTGATCATCTGTTGCTGCAGTTGAATATGATGGAAAAATGTCTCTTTCTTCGCTTCAGCTACAGGCTTTTCTTTTTGTACCACTTGATTGACTTCAGCTAATACAGCAATTACTTTTTGCAAAAGCTCCTTTACATTCGGTTGTCCTGTCATTACCGTTTCATTTGCTTTAGAAGATTGTTGAATAACGGTTGGAAACAGTTCGAATACGATTGGTAACAGCGGAGCAAGTGCTTCTTCTACATCAATTGTTCCTTTGTCTTGTTCTTCTTGTAATGATAATAATAACGCGATGACTTTTGTGATTGGGTTCAATTCCGTATCGTTCAAGACAAGTTCCATCGATTGGTTAGAACCAATTACGTTTTCTAGCTGTTGTTTTATATCATCAGGTAGTTGTTCAAGTACCAATGTCGCTTCTTTTGTTGACTCAGTAGGAACATAAAGATGTTGAAAGTGGTCTGCTACAATGAAAAGAGCTTCATCAGTTTCTGTTTCCGTTAACAAAGGTACATCCTTTTGTAGTTCTAGTTGATGATGTTGTTCCTCTTCCTGCGGTAAAAGCATTTGTTGAAACACCCCAAAGAAAGCTGTGTTTTCACCCGTACTTTCGCTTAATAGGTGTTTTTGCCCTACTGCTTGTTGTTGAAGGCCAAGTAGTTGTATAGGTGCGAGTTGCATGTTTTTTCTTTCACCTCCTTTCAGTTGCTTATATATTATTGACTAGATAGGAGAAGCATAATATCAGCGGCTTTTTCTGCTTCCATCTTCGCTAATATGGCAGCGCGTGTTTGAATCGAAATTTGGGACATATGCAAAATCGCTTCATCTACTTCGAGTTCAGATAAAATGTTGGCCGCATTTTTAGCAGACATTGCTTCATATGTTTTTCCTATATCTTTTAGTTCTATTTTTACGTCAGCTGTCGCTTCTTCTTGCAGACCCACTTGCTCTTCTAATTCCTTTGCGAGCTCGGTTTGCAATCCGAGTTCTTCTTCTTTCTGTTCAACCTGACGCTCTAAATCAGCAATTTTAGCTTCTTGTTCATTAATAGTAGCTAATAGTTCTTCAACATTTACTGCGTCTTCCTCTTCCTCTTGATTTGCATCTTCTTCATCTATCATCGAAGAAACAAACGGAAGTGTAGAGCCCACTTCTTTGGCTTTTTCTCCAAGGTTAATACCAAGAAACTGGGCACCTACGAAAACAAGAAGCAATAAGAAAAGCAATGGAATAAGACCGGTAAAGAAAAACCATTGAAACTTGCTATATTCTTTTTGTTTTTCGCTCATCTTCTCACCTATTCTTTAGCGGTTTGCATATAACTGAACGGCTATTTCATCCATGAGTTTATTTTCTTCCGCTTTTTGTGCTAGCATATATTCCTCATGTTTATTTTCTTTCATTTTTTCATAGGTTTTAAATTCAATCGCTGATTTAGTTAACATATCTTGTTTTTGATACATTTGTTCTCGTGCGATATTTGTTTTAAATTGCTGTTGCTCAATTTCCTGTTGTAATCGCATGATTAATGTTTGATGTTGCAACAATTCATGAACTGGCATTCCTGAAGACAGCTGTTCTCGGTAGCCATCCTCAATTTTTTCCCGTTTTTTTAACAAGTTATATAAAGCTGTCGCTGTGTCTTCAAACGTTTGCGCTGCTTCATGATAATCAAGCTGCTTCGTCTGTTTTTCTTTTTCTTTCATTTCTAATACTTTTTGCAACGTATATTGAAAGGTCATCGTTTCTCTCCTTTCCCAAAGTCTTGAACTAACTGATGTTTCGACTCATCAAAGGAAATATGTTCTTCTGTGCCTTGTTTTAAAAATGAAATAATTTGAGGATACATTCGAATCGCTTCATCAACTTGCTTGGATGTCCCTCTTTTATAAGCTCCGATATTTATTAAATCTTCTGAGTCATAATACGAAGCTAATAACGTTCGTAATTGTTCTGCTGCATGTAAATGGTCTGGAGAAGCAATGTCGTGCATGACACGACTCACACTTCTGAGTATATTAATCGCTGGAAACTGGCCTTTATTCGCCAATTTGCGGTCTAAAATAAAATGACCATCTAAGATCCCTCGGACCGCATCAGAAATAGGTTCATTAAAATCGTCGCCATCCACTAAAACGGTGTAAAACGCTGTAATCGAACCTGTTGCATCTGTCCCTGATCGTTCTAACAAACGAGGAAGCATCGCAAAAACTGATGGTGTATACCCTTTTGTTGTAGGGGGTTCTCCGATAGCTAATCCGATTTCACGCTGGGCCATCGCAAATCGCGTCACCGAATCCATCATTAGGTTCACATCTAAACCTTGATTTCGGAAATATTCTGCAATCGCCGTCGCGGTCATGGCTCCTTTTATTCGCATTAAAGCAGGTTGGTCTGATGTGGCAACAACTAATACCGTACGTTTTAATCCTTCTTCGCCAAGGTCACGTTCGATAAAGTCTTTTACCTCACGACCACGCTCTCCAATTAATGCAATGACATTAATATCAGCTTCAGAGTTTTTCGTAATCATGGAAAGAAGTGTACTTTTCCCCACTCCACTTCCTGCAAAAATTCCGATACGCTGTCCTTTTCCAACCGTTAATAACGAGTCAATCGCTCTTACACCTAAGCCCATTTGTTCAGAAATTCGCGGTCTTTTTAATGGGTTTGGCGGATTATTATCCGTCGGAAAAGAAGATAACCCTCCAGGAAGTTCTGTTCCATCTAGAGGTTGTCCACACCCATCTATAATTTTCCCAATCAAATTTGAGCCCACTTTAATTTGTAATGGTTTATTTGTTCCTTCAACTAAGCTCCCTGGAGAAATATCATTTGTTCCGTTAAGTGGCATTAACAACACATTTTCATCACGAAAGCCTACAACTTCAGCCATCACTTTTGATTTTTTTTGCTTGCCGACATGGATATAACACAGGTCTCCGATCGAAGCTTGAGGCCCTCTTGATTCAATCGTCAATCCAACTACCCTTGTTACTTTTCCATACCATTTTAACGAGTCAATGGTTTGAATTTCAGATATCACACTATGCGCGTTCACTTGTCGAAGCCTCCTTCAGTTTTTCATGAAGTCTCGCCTTTATTTCAGTAAGTTGGCTATCAACACTCGCATCGATACGACCAAACGGAGTTTCGATTATACATCCTTGTTCATCGAGCTGAGAATCAGGATAAATATACAATTCTTGTGTTTGACTTAATAAACTACTAATTTCTTCTTTATGGGATAAGGTCCGTTCATACATCACCGGATGGATATATAACGTTACATCTTCCCTATCTCTCACTTCTTTAATCGCTTCTTTCAAAATGACCATCCATGCATCATCTAACTGAGAAATGACGCCTGGCATCATTTTTTGGCATATTGCTAAAGCGATGTCGATAATAACGGGCTCTGCCTGTTCTACTCGATTGTGATAGTCCTGCTTAGAGGAAGCGATAACCGCTTTAGCTTGATTAAAGTCCTGTTCACATGCTGCTTTTCCGGCATCTAACCCGTGTTCAAATCCTTCATTATAACCAACTTCTTGTGCTTCTCTTTGCAATTGTTCTAGTTGCTCATGAACTTGCTGTTGATATAAGTCGAGCTGTTGTCTCATTTCTTCAGCTTGTCGTTCTGCATTTGCAATGATTTCTGCCGCATCAGCTTTGGCTTGTTCAATAAGCTGATTAGCTTCTTCTGACACATTTGTGTACATATGCTCTTGTTCGTCCATTTCAAACTCGTCGTTACATGCTTGGGTTTGAATTGGTTTAATTCCTATTTGGACGAATTCTTCTTTTTTGGCGTTCGTAAAAGGCGACTTAATGAGCTTAGACAATAATATCATCTCCTCCGCCACGCGCGATTACGATTTCACCTGCCTCTTCAAGACGACGAACAATCGCTACAATTCGCGACTGCGCTTCTTCTACATCTCGAAGTCTAACAGGACCCATAAATTCCATTTCCTCTTTGAACGTATCTGCCATACGCTGAGACATATTACTAAAGATAACTTCCTTCACTTCATCACTTGCCACTTTAAGTGAAAGCTGTAAATCTTCATTTTCTACATCACGGATAACACGTTGAATCGAACGATTATCAAGAGTGACAATATCTTCAAAGACAAACATTCTCTTCTTAATTTCTTCTGCAAGTTCTGGGTCTTGAATTTCAAGTGCATCTAAAATTGTTCTTTCCGTACTTCGATCTACACCATTTAATACTTCCACAACCGCTTCAATTCCACCAGTCTCTGTGTAATCTTGCGTAACAGTCGCGGATAATTTTTGTTCGAGAATACTTTCGACTTCATTTACAATTTCAGGTGATGTGCTATCCATTAACGCAATTCGCTTTGCAACATCTGCTTGAACTTCTTGTGGAAGCTCAGAAAGAATTTGTCCTGCTTGTACTGATTCTAAATAAGATAAAATTAGAGCAATCGTTTGTGGATGTTCATTTTGAATAAAGTTTAAAATTTGGGATGCATCAGCTTTTCTTGCAAAATCAAAAGGACGAACTTGTAAAGTCGATGTTAATCGGTTAATAATTTCCATCGCTTCGTTTTCACCTAATGCTTTTTCAAGAACGTTTTTCGCATAGCCAATTCCACCTTGGGAAATATAATCTTGCGCTAATACTAATTGATGAAATTGCTCGACGATTTCTTCCTTCGTGTTGCTTTCAACCTTACGTACATTCGCAATTTCCAAAGTGAGTTTTTCAATTTCCTCTTCACTTAAATGTTTATAGACTTGTGCAGAAACATCTGGCCCTAATGAAATTAGGAGGATAGCCGCTTTTTGTTTGCCAGATAGTTTCGAATTTTTCTTTGTGTCCTTCAACTGCTTTCCCTCCTAATCTTCAGTTAACCAAGTTCGAACTAGTTTCGCAAAATCATCTGGTTTGTCTTTTGCTAATTTCTCTAACTGTTTTCGTTTTACTGCCATCTCACTATCATCATCATTCGGTAAATCAGGAATCTCTCTTGCCATAGTTGGCTGAACTTCAACTTCTTCTGTTTCTTCTTGAGCTGCTTTTTTACGACGAACAAGTAAAATAACTAATAAAACGATAATCGCCACAAGCACTCCGCCGACAACATACATCCATGTTGGAATCATAGGTTGAACAACAGGTTCTAGCACTGGTTTCCCATTAAATGGTTGTGCTGATACGAATATTTTTTGATTGATTTCATCATCTGTTAAGTTATCTGCAATATTACTATCAATACTTGTACGAACAATCGTACCTAAAATCTGTTGAATATCATTAATTCGTTCTTGCGGTAAAGATAGTGGGTCTTCAGGATTGGGTGGTTCCACCATGACTTGTAAGCCGATATCTCTTATACGATACGGGCTTTCAACGATATCACGACGAATTCGATTCACATCATTGTTAATTCGTTCTTCAATTCTTTCATAGTCACCTACACCACCACCAATAACTCCTGGATAATTCGGAATGCCTTCACCAACTCCAGCAATTCCTCCTTCACCCATGTCTTCTCCTGAATACGTTTCGGTTACTCTCTCTATACTTACAGCTAATCCAGCCATATTTTCTTCATCTACTGGCGTCACTAAATCTTCTTGACGATTTTCTTGAGTAAAGTCAATATCCGTTGAGACAGAAACTAATACTTTATCATGACCCATTATCGTCCCAAGCATTTGTTGTAATTGACGTTGAATATCTTGCTCAACATCACGTTTGATTGAACGTTGTTGCTCATATGCTGTAAGTGAAGAACCAACAGCTGAATCGTCTAAATACTCAAGGTGTTCAAACATTTGGTTCATAATCACGATATTTTCAATTGGAAGATTCGGTACACTTTTTGATACTAAATGGTAAAGTGCCCGAACTTGCTTGGCATCTATTTGATATCCTGGAGCCGTGTTAACAACAATCGATGCAGATGCTGCATTCGGTGTATCTGTAACCCACAAACTTTCCTCTGGTAATGTAATCATGACATTCGCACTTGAAACACCATCAACATTACGAATTAAGTTTCCTAATTCCGTTTGAATCGCTGCTCTCTCTACAACTGAAAATTCATTATCAGTCATACCAAAACCCATACCATCTTTAAACGTTCCATAATCAATACTTCCGCTATTCGGAATTCCTTCAGCTGCTAACTCTACTTTTAATGTGTCAACCATCGGCTCTGGTACACTAATTGTTGTCCCATTATGTGAAATTTGTGACTGAATCCCTCTGGCATCAAGTGTTTCCTTAATTTGACCAGTTTCTTGTACAGTTAAATTACTGTATAGGGGCACAAAGTTTGAACGGGTACCAAAAAAAGCTAGTAAACCAAATAATAAAAGTAATAGCGCAACTGAACCGATCATCATTCCTTTTTGACTCATCGTTCTACTTTTCCAAAAAGTCCCTATTTTCTCTTTATATAATGTAAGATTCTCGTTCATGTGCCCTCCTAGCTAAAACCATGTCAATGTTGTAAACTCACTTGATTTTATACTTGCATTCTCATTACTTCTTGGTATGCTTCAATCACTTTATTTCGAACTTCTACTGTCGCCTGTAATGTTAAGGAAGCTTTTTGTCCTGTAATCATTACATTGTGTAAGTCATCAATTTCGCCCCTAGCTAATGCCTCGGTTGCTTTAGCTGATTCATTTTGCACTTTATTTACATTTTGAAGTGCATCGCTTAATGCTTGTTTAAATTTAGTATGAGCTTCTGCTGGTGTTTGTTTCACCTCTAAACCACGCGGCAATACAAACGGAGACTGAATTTTATTAATGTTCATGATTTACCCTCTCTTTATCGTTAACGCCCAATTTCTAGGGCCTTCATTAACATATTTTTCGTTGCATTTAATGTTGTTACATTGGCTTCATATGAACGTGTTGCACTCATTAAATCAACTGTTTCCTTTAATGGATCCACGTTTGGTAATTGAACATATCCTTCTGCGTTCGCATCTGGATGAAATGGGTCGTAAACAAGCTTAAAGGGAGATTGGTCTTCAACGATTCTTGAAACTTTCACACCTTCACCAGCTTGGTCGCTTTTTCCCATTGCTTTTTGTAAATGGGAAGAGAAGTGTTGTTGGTTCGGTTGTAGCACAACCATCTTCCTACGATAAGGTTGCCACTCTCCATTTACAAAATTTGCTCGTGTTGTGTCTGCATTCGCCATGTTTGATGACACAACATCCATTCTCAAACGTTGAGCCGTTAAAGCTGAAGCTGTTGTATTAAACCCACTAAAAATCGTCATCCCTATCTACCTCCTTTTATAACGGTCTCAAGGCTTTTAAATCTACCATTCAAGCGATCAATTAACGCATTATAATAGATTTGGTTTTTTGCAAGCTCTGCCATTTCATGGTCAATGTCTACATTGTTCAAGTTGTGATTGTACATCGTGTTGTTATTGGCCGTTACAAAAGCTTGTCTTTGTTTTCCTGTACTAAATTCGATATGTCTATGGTCCGTTCGATTCGCGTTAAAAGAACTATTTTCCAACTCACGGTTTAACGTATGTTTGAATTCGACATTTTTCGCTTTGTAGTTTGGTGTATCGACATTTGCGATATTATTTGCGATTGTTTTTTGTCGTAAAGCTGATCCATCAATGGCTTTCTCAAGTGTATGAAATGCAGAACTCGAGAAAAGATTCATATTTATTCACCCTTTCACTAAATTACATCATCAAAACTTCTAGACTAAAGTCTTAGCTAACTTTATCGAATTATGAAGAATGATGTAATCGCATATCTATTATAATATATAATTCCTAAAAAATAATTAATAATTAATTCCTTTTTTCATGTTTTTTTACATTTTTTCATTGACGTACTTTTATTTCTCCTACAATTGTCATATATCAATAGTAAACTAAAATATATCATACTATGAAGGAAGCTTTTGATCTACAACTATTTAAAAAAAAACAAAAAAAAAGTCGAAAAAACACCGTTCCTATTACCTTAGAACGGTGTTTTTTCCTTTAAATGTTAATTTGTTTTTAATTTTTCTAGTTCTGCTAAAAATTTATCGTTCAAAACTTTTATATATGTGCCTTTCATTCCCAGTGATCTTGATTCAATCACACCAGCACTTTCTAATTTTCGTAATGCATTGACGATAACTGAACGTGTAATCCCAACTCGGTCCGCAATTTTACTTGCAACAAGCAAGCCTTCTTTTCCGTCTAATTCTTCAAAAATATGCTCAACAGCTTCTAATTCACTATAGGATAAAGATGAAATCGCCATTTGAACAACAGCTTTACTTCTTGCTTCTTCTTCAATTTCTTGTGTCTTTTCATGTAAAATTTCCATACCTACAACTGTAGCGCCATATTCAGCTAAGATTAAATCATCATTATTAAAGGAATCATTTAATCTGGCTAATATTAATGTTCCTAATCTTTGTCCTCCACCAAGGATAGGGACAATCGTCGTTAAGCCTGTTGAAAATAAATCTTTATTCTCAACAGGGAATGCCGTGTACTCACTATTAATATCTAAATTGGCACTTGTTTCATCTAATTTAAATAAGTTCGTTGTATACACTTCAGGAAATTGGCGTTCTTCTAACATTTTCTTCATTCGTTCATTTTCGATTTCTTGTTTAATCGCAAACCCTAATAATTTCCCACGGCGACTAACAACAAAAATATTGGCACTTATAACATCACGTAACGTTTCCGCCATATCTCTAAAATTTACGTGCTGTCCGCCTGATTTTTGTAACATTTCATTAATTTTTCTCGTTCTTGATAATAAATCCATTGTTTTTCCTCCTAGTTTCATCCTACAAAATATACTGGCTTAAATCTCTGTTTTTAGCAATCGATGCTAATTTTTCTTCTACATACTGTGGTGTAATTTTAATTTCTGCTAAGTTAATATCTGGTGCTTCGAAAGATAAATCCTCCAACAATTTTTCTAATAACGTATGAAGTCGTCGTGCTCCGATGTTTTCTGTATCTTGATTTACATCCGTTGCAATTGTCGCAATCTTATGAATAGCATCGTCAGAAAATTCTACTTTTATACCTTCTGTTTCTAATAGAGCCGTATATTGCTTTATTAATGCATTATTCGGTTCAATTAAGATTCGTTTAAAGTCATCTACTGTTAGGTTTGATAGCTCCACTCGAATCGGGAAACGCCCTTGTAATTCCGGAATTAAATCTGACGGTTTTGCCATATGAAAAGCTCCAGCAGCAATAAATAAAATGTGATCCGTACGAACTGGCCCATACTTCGTAACGACCGTTGAACCTTCGACAATTGGAAGAATATCTCGTTGTACCCCTTCTCTAGATACATCGGCAGAATTTTGATTTTTTCCTGCCACTTTATCAATTTCATCAATAAAAATAATTCCTAATTGTTCTGCACGATTCACAGCATCTTGTGTCACTTCATCCATATCAATTAATTTTTGTGCTTCTTCATCCGTTAATACTTTTCTAGCATCAGCAACAGTCAACTTCCGTTTTTTCTTTCGCTTTGGCATCATTCCACCTAACATATCTTGCATATTGATGCCCATTTGTTCCATACCAGCCCCTTGAAACATATCAAGGAAGTTTTGCGATTGTTCTTCTACTTCAATCGTCACCATCCAATCCTCGAGCTCTCCTAATGCTAACTGATGAGCCATTTGCTTTTTCCGTTGGTTTGCATCGGTTTGCTCTGGTTCTGGTTGGGATTCTTCTTGTTGTCCTTGATTTCCAAACAACATTTCTAATGGATTTTTGTATTGTGTTTGTTTTTTAGCGGTTGGTACAAGCAAGTCAACGATTCTGCGATTCGCATTTTCCTCAGCTTTGTCTTTTACACTGACCATTTTTTCTTCCTTCACTAAACGAATAGACGTTTCAACTAAATCACGAACCATTGATTCTACATCGCGTCCTACATAACCAACTTCTGTGAATTTTGTTGCTTCCACTTTGCTAAATGGAGCTCCAACTAATTTTGCTAACCTTCTGGCAATTTCAGTTTTCCCTACACCTGTTGGTCCAATCATTAAAATATTTTTCGGTGTTACTTCATCTCGTAATTTTTCTTCTAATTTTCCACGACGATAACGATTTCTTAATGCAATTGCAACCGAACGTTTTGCTGCATCTTGCCCTACTATGTATTGATCAAGTCGCTCAACAATTTGTCTAGGTGTTAATTGGCTTTCCATTTTCATCGCCTCCATTACGTCAGTTTGAATTACAATTCTTCAATAACGATTTGGTCATTTGTATACACACAAATTTCTCCTGCTGTTTCAAGCGCTGCTACAGCAATTTCTTTAGCAGATAAGTTTGGAGCATGTTTTTTTAATGCTCGACCAGCAGATAAAGCATAATTTCCACCTGAACCTATTGCTAAAATACCATCATCAGGCTCAATAACTTCTCCTGTCCCTGATACAAGCAATAAGTGCTCTTCATTCATTACGATTAACATCGCTTCAAGACGTCGTAACACTTTATCATTTCGCCATTCTTTTGCTAATTCTACAGCTGCTCTTTGCAGGTTCCCGTTAAACTCTTCTAATCGACCTTCGAATTTTTCAAATAAAGTAAAAGCGTCCGCAACGGAACCAGCAAAACCAGCTAATACTTTCCCCTGATAAATCTTACGGACTTTTCGAGCTGTATGCTTCATGACAACGGCATTACCGAATGTCACTTGGCCGTCGCCTGTCATCGCACATTTCCCGTTATGTTGAATCGCAAAAATCGTTGTCGCATGAAAAGAGTGAGTTGTCATGATAATCCTCCTTATCGTTCTCTATTTGACCTTATGCTCTTGGATGGTGCTTATTGTATACTTCTTTTAAGCGGTCTTTTGTTACATGTGTGTAAATTTGGGTTGAAGAAAGGTGTTCATGTCCTAACAATTCTTGCACAACTCTTAAATCAGCACCTTGATTTAATAAATGAGTGGCAAATGTATGTCGTAACATATGGGGTGTACTATGAACAGTAAGTGCCGCTTGACCTAATCGTTTGTTTAAAATCGTACGGACACTGCGATCACTTAACGGGCCACCTCGGAAGTTTACAAACAAATTTGTTGTCGGCTTTGAACTTTTCTTTACTAACTGTATACGACCATCATTGATATAGGTTTCAATTGCATCTAAAGCAAAGCTACCAACTGGAACATATCGCTCTTTCCTACCTTTTCCGAATACAAGTATGGTACCAAATGTAAAATCAATATTGTCTATCGTTACATTACAACACTCGCTCACACGAA
It contains:
- the fliF gene encoding flagellar basal-body MS-ring/collar protein FliF; this translates as MNENLTLYKEKIGTFWKSRTMSQKGMMIGSVALLLLLFGLLAFFGTRSNFVPLYSNLTVQETGQIKETLDARGIQSQISHNGTTISVPEPMVDTLKVELAAEGIPNSGSIDYGTFKDGMGFGMTDNEFSVVERAAIQTELGNLIRNVDGVSSANVMITLPEESLWVTDTPNAASASIVVNTAPGYQIDAKQVRALYHLVSKSVPNLPIENIVIMNQMFEHLEYLDDSAVGSSLTAYEQQRSIKRDVEQDIQRQLQQMLGTIMGHDKVLVSVSTDIDFTQENRQEDLVTPVDEENMAGLAVSIERVTETYSGEDMGEGGIAGVGEGIPNYPGVIGGGVGDYERIEERINNDVNRIRRDIVESPYRIRDIGLQVMVEPPNPEDPLSLPQERINDIQQILGTIVRTSIDSNIADNLTDDEINQKIFVSAQPFNGKPVLEPVVQPMIPTWMYVVGGVLVAIIVLLVILLVRRKKAAQEETEEVEVQPTMAREIPDLPNDDDSEMAVKRKQLEKLAKDKPDDFAKLVRTWLTED
- the fliE gene encoding flagellar hook-basal body complex protein FliE; this translates as MNINKIQSPFVLPRGLEVKQTPAEAHTKFKQALSDALQNVNKVQNESAKATEALARGEIDDLHNVMITGQKASLTLQATVEVRNKVIEAYQEVMRMQV
- the fliG gene encoding flagellar motor switch protein FliG encodes the protein MKDTKKNSKLSGKQKAAILLISLGPDVSAQVYKHLSEEEIEKLTLEIANVRKVESNTKEEIVEQFHQLVLAQDYISQGGIGYAKNVLEKALGENEAMEIINRLTSTLQVRPFDFARKADASQILNFIQNEHPQTIALILSYLESVQAGQILSELPQEVQADVAKRIALMDSTSPEIVNEVESILEQKLSATVTQDYTETGGIEAVVEVLNGVDRSTERTILDALEIQDPELAEEIKKRMFVFEDIVTLDNRSIQRVIRDVENEDLQLSLKVASDEVKEVIFSNMSQRMADTFKEEMEFMGPVRLRDVEEAQSRIVAIVRRLEEAGEIVIARGGGDDIIV
- the fliH gene encoding flagellar assembly protein FliH: MSKLIKSPFTNAKKEEFVQIGIKPIQTQACNDEFEMDEQEHMYTNVSEEANQLIEQAKADAAEIIANAERQAEEMRQQLDLYQQQVHEQLEQLQREAQEVGYNEGFEHGLDAGKAACEQDFNQAKAVIASSKQDYHNRVEQAEPVIIDIALAICQKMMPGVISQLDDAWMVILKEAIKEVRDREDVTLYIHPVMYERTLSHKEEISSLLSQTQELYIYPDSQLDEQGCIIETPFGRIDASVDSQLTEIKARLHEKLKEASTSERA
- the codY gene encoding GTP-sensing pleiotropic transcriptional regulator CodY, whose amino-acid sequence is MDLLSRTRKINEMLQKSGGQHVNFRDMAETLRDVISANIFVVSRRGKLLGFAIKQEIENERMKKMLEERQFPEVYTTNLFKLDETSANLDINSEYTAFPVENKDLFSTGLTTIVPILGGGQRLGTLILARLNDSFNNDDLILAEYGATVVGMEILHEKTQEIEEEARSKAVVQMAISSLSYSELEAVEHIFEELDGKEGLLVASKIADRVGITRSVIVNALRKLESAGVIESRSLGMKGTYIKVLNDKFLAELEKLKTN
- the flgB gene encoding flagellar basal body rod protein FlgB — encoded protein: MNLFSSSAFHTLEKAIDGSALRQKTIANNIANVDTPNYKAKNVEFKHTLNRELENSSFNANRTDHRHIEFSTGKQRQAFVTANNNTMYNHNLNNVDIDHEMAELAKNQIYYNALIDRLNGRFKSLETVIKGGR
- a CDS encoding flagellar hook-length control protein FliK, which produces MQLAPIQLLGLQQQAVGQKHLLSESTGENTAFFGVFQQMLLPQEEEQHHQLELQKDVPLLTETETDEALFIVADHFQHLYVPTESTKEATLVLEQLPDDIKQQLENVIGSNQSMELVLNDTELNPITKVIALLLSLQEEQDKGTIDVEEALAPLLPIVFELFPTVIQQSSKANETVMTGQPNVKELLQKVIAVLAEVNQVVQKEKPVAEAKKETFFHHIQLQQQMINQKQSVMPIPNLHVNYDDGTKSLSLIQQGLELAQPMDRVQQFVIHVGESETKQAQQQQFMRQFQELLGKSNVRLLNGGTTQLTLKLNPAHLGRLDIQLLQQNGVITAKIMATTTAAKELIESQLHQLRQSFGLQQLQVEKIEIVQQQQFGQLNKDEENKQQQQREQRHEEDKEEPQQESFSELLEDLTFNEKV
- the flgC gene encoding flagellar basal body rod protein FlgC, producing the protein MTIFSGFNTTASALTAQRLRMDVVSSNMANADTTRANFVNGEWQPYRRKMVVLQPNQQHFSSHLQKAMGKSDQAGEGVKVSRIVEDQSPFKLVYDPFHPDANAEGYVQLPNVDPLKETVDLMSATRSYEANVTTLNATKNMLMKALEIGR
- the hslV gene encoding ATP-dependent protease subunit HslV — protein: MTTHSFHATTIFAIQHNGKCAMTGDGQVTFGNAVVMKHTARKVRKIYQGKVLAGFAGSVADAFTLFEKFEGRLEEFNGNLQRAAVELAKEWRNDKVLRRLEAMLIVMNEEHLLLVSGTGEVIEPDDGILAIGSGGNYALSAGRALKKHAPNLSAKEIAVAALETAGEICVYTNDQIVIEEL
- the hslU gene encoding ATP-dependent protease ATPase subunit HslU, with translation MESQLTPRQIVERLDQYIVGQDAAKRSVAIALRNRYRRGKLEEKLRDEVTPKNILMIGPTGVGKTEIARRLAKLVGAPFSKVEATKFTEVGYVGRDVESMVRDLVETSIRLVKEEKMVSVKDKAEENANRRIVDLLVPTAKKQTQYKNPLEMLFGNQGQQEESQPEPEQTDANQRKKQMAHQLALGELEDWMVTIEVEEQSQNFLDMFQGAGMEQMGINMQDMLGGMMPKRKKKRKLTVADARKVLTDEEAQKLIDMDEVTQDAVNRAEQLGIIFIDEIDKVAGKNQNSADVSREGVQRDILPIVEGSTVVTKYGPVRTDHILFIAAGAFHMAKPSDLIPELQGRFPIRVELSNLTVDDFKRILIEPNNALIKQYTALLETEGIKVEFSDDAIHKIATIATDVNQDTENIGARRLHTLLEKLLEDLSFEAPDINLAEIKITPQYVEEKLASIAKNRDLSQYIL
- the fliJ gene encoding flagellar export protein FliJ; translation: MTFQYTLQKVLEMKEKEKQTKQLDYHEAAQTFEDTATALYNLLKKREKIEDGYREQLSSGMPVHELLQHQTLIMRLQQEIEQQQFKTNIAREQMYQKQDMLTKSAIEFKTYEKMKENKHEEYMLAQKAEENKLMDEIAVQLYANR
- the fliI gene encoding flagellar protein export ATPase FliI, with product MNAHSVISEIQTIDSLKWYGKVTRVVGLTIESRGPQASIGDLCYIHVGKQKKSKVMAEVVGFRDENVLLMPLNGTNDISPGSLVEGTNKPLQIKVGSNLIGKIIDGCGQPLDGTELPGGLSSFPTDNNPPNPLKRPRISEQMGLGVRAIDSLLTVGKGQRIGIFAGSGVGKSTLLSMITKNSEADINVIALIGERGREVKDFIERDLGEEGLKRTVLVVATSDQPALMRIKGAMTATAIAEYFRNQGLDVNLMMDSVTRFAMAQREIGLAIGEPPTTKGYTPSVFAMLPRLLERSGTDATGSITAFYTVLVDGDDFNEPISDAVRGILDGHFILDRKLANKGQFPAINILRSVSRVMHDIASPDHLHAAEQLRTLLASYYDSEDLINIGAYKRGTSKQVDEAIRMYPQIISFLKQGTEEHISFDESKHQLVQDFGKGEKR